From one Bacteroides intestinalis DSM 17393 genomic stretch:
- the uvrA gene encoding excinuclease ABC subunit UvrA, giving the protein MTEETEYINVYGARVHNLKNIDAEIPRNSLTVITGLSGSGKSSLAFDTIFAEGQRRYIETFSAYARNFLGNLERPDVDKITGLSPVISIEQKTTNKNPRSTVGTTTEIYDYLRLLYARAGIAYSYLSGERMVKYTEEQILYLILNDYKGKKIYILAPLVRTRKGHYKELFEQVRKKGYLYVRVDGEIKEALPGMKLDRYKNHDIEVVIDKLVVTDKDDVRLKNSVATAMQQGDGLLMILDLQSENVRHYSKRLMCPVTGLSYREPAPHNFSFNSPQGACPKCKGLGVVNQIDVEKVIPDRELSIYEGAVIPLGKYKNSMIFWQIAALLEKYEATLKTPVKELPDEAIDEILYGSDERIKIKSSLIGTSSDYFVTFEGVVKYIQMLQEKDASATAQKWAEQFAKTTVCPECKGARLNKEALHFRIHDKNIYELSCMDINELYDWLMNVDQYLDNKQKQIAVEILKEIRTRLKFLLDVGLDYLALDRGSVTLSGGESQRIRLATQIGSQLVNVLYILDEPSIGLHQRDNQRLIHSLKELRDIGNSVIVVEHDKDMMMAADYVIDMGPKAGRLGGEVVFAGTPKEMLETHTLTSQYLNGEREIEIPQKRREGNGHSLWLRGARGNNLKGVDVEFPLGKLICVTGVSGSGKSTLINETLQPILSQKFYRSLQDPLEYDTIEGLENIDKVVNVDQSPLGRTPRSNPATYTGVFSDIRNLFVGLPEAKIRGYKPGRFSFNVSGGRCEACQGNGYKTIEMNFLPDVYVPCEVCHGKRYNRETLEVRFKGKSIADVLDMTINRAVEFFENVPQILNKIKVIQEVGLGYIKLGQSSTTLSGGESQRVKLATELSKRDTGKTLYILDEPTTGLHFEDIRVLMNVLNKLVDKGNTVIVIEHNLDVIKMADYIIDMGPDGGKGGGQLLSCGTPEEVAKSKKGYTPKFLKEELKG; this is encoded by the coding sequence ATGACAGAAGAAACAGAATACATCAATGTATATGGTGCGCGCGTGCACAATCTAAAAAATATCGATGCGGAAATTCCCCGTAACAGTCTTACCGTTATTACGGGACTAAGCGGAAGCGGCAAGTCGTCGTTGGCATTCGACACGATTTTTGCCGAAGGACAGCGTCGGTATATCGAAACATTTTCTGCGTATGCCCGCAATTTCCTGGGAAATCTGGAACGTCCCGATGTCGATAAAATTACGGGATTAAGTCCGGTTATTTCTATTGAACAAAAAACGACGAATAAGAATCCCCGTTCTACAGTCGGCACTACAACGGAAATTTATGATTATTTGCGTTTGCTTTATGCACGTGCCGGTATAGCCTATTCTTATCTTTCGGGTGAGAGAATGGTGAAATATACTGAAGAGCAAATCCTTTATTTAATCCTGAATGATTATAAAGGCAAGAAAATTTATATTTTGGCTCCATTAGTTCGTACTCGCAAGGGACATTATAAGGAACTGTTCGAACAGGTGCGTAAGAAGGGGTATCTCTATGTTCGTGTAGACGGTGAAATCAAGGAGGCATTACCCGGCATGAAGTTGGATCGTTATAAGAATCATGATATAGAAGTAGTTATTGATAAGCTGGTTGTGACGGATAAAGATGACGTGCGTCTGAAAAACAGTGTGGCTACCGCAATGCAACAAGGTGACGGGTTGTTGATGATACTTGATTTACAGTCCGAAAATGTACGTCATTATAGCAAGCGGTTAATGTGCCCTGTTACCGGGTTGTCCTACCGTGAGCCGGCACCCCACAATTTTTCATTCAACTCTCCTCAAGGTGCTTGCCCTAAATGTAAGGGATTGGGAGTTGTGAATCAGATTGATGTGGAAAAAGTGATTCCGGATCGGGAACTTTCTATATACGAAGGAGCTGTCATTCCATTAGGTAAGTACAAGAATAGCATGATTTTCTGGCAGATTGCCGCTTTATTGGAAAAATATGAAGCTACCTTGAAGACTCCTGTTAAGGAGTTGCCGGATGAAGCCATTGATGAAATTCTCTACGGTTCGGATGAACGTATTAAGATTAAAAGCTCTCTTATCGGCACTTCCTCCGATTACTTTGTAACGTTTGAGGGAGTAGTGAAGTATATTCAGATGTTACAGGAAAAGGATGCTTCCGCCACTGCACAAAAGTGGGCGGAACAGTTTGCTAAAACTACTGTATGCCCTGAATGTAAAGGAGCGAGATTGAATAAAGAAGCCCTTCATTTCCGTATCCATGATAAGAATATCTATGAACTGTCTTGTATGGATATCAATGAGCTTTACGACTGGCTGATGAATGTCGATCAGTATCTGGATAATAAACAGAAACAAATTGCTGTCGAGATATTGAAAGAAATCCGCACCCGTTTGAAATTCCTGTTGGATGTCGGATTAGATTATCTTGCTCTTGACCGTGGTTCTGTAACCCTTTCCGGTGGTGAGAGCCAGCGTATTCGTTTGGCTACCCAAATCGGTTCACAATTGGTGAATGTACTTTATATCCTTGATGAGCCTAGTATTGGCTTGCATCAGCGGGATAATCAGCGGCTTATTCATTCTCTGAAGGAGCTGAGGGATATCGGTAACTCCGTCATTGTTGTGGAGCATGATAAGGATATGATGATGGCTGCCGATTATGTGATTGATATGGGCCCGAAAGCCGGACGCTTGGGTGGTGAGGTTGTTTTTGCAGGAACTCCGAAAGAAATGTTAGAGACACATACGCTGACATCACAATATCTTAATGGTGAACGTGAGATAGAAATACCCCAAAAACGTCGTGAAGGTAATGGACATAGCCTTTGGCTACGTGGTGCACGGGGGAATAACCTGAAAGGGGTGGATGTGGAATTTCCTCTTGGTAAGTTGATTTGTGTCACCGGTGTATCCGGTAGTGGAAAATCTACGCTTATCAACGAAACATTGCAACCTATTCTTTCGCAGAAGTTCTATCGCTCGCTTCAGGATCCCCTGGAATACGATACCATCGAAGGATTGGAAAACATCGATAAGGTTGTAAATGTGGATCAGTCTCCGCTGGGACGTACGCCGCGTTCTAATCCGGCCACTTATACGGGAGTTTTTTCTGATATTCGTAATTTGTTTGTAGGATTACCGGAAGCCAAGATACGCGGTTATAAGCCGGGGCGCTTCTCCTTTAATGTGAGTGGCGGACGTTGTGAAGCATGCCAGGGAAATGGTTACAAAACAATTGAAATGAACTTCCTGCCCGATGTATATGTACCCTGTGAAGTCTGTCATGGCAAACGCTATAATCGTGAGACATTGGAAGTGCGCTTCAAGGGAAAATCTATTGCTGATGTACTGGATATGACCATTAACCGTGCAGTGGAGTTCTTTGAAAATGTGCCGCAGATTCTGAATAAGATTAAGGTGATACAGGAAGTCGGTCTGGGATATATAAAGTTGGGGCAATCTTCCACCACACTTTCCGGTGGTGAAAGCCAACGTGTGAAATTGGCCACGGAACTTTCTAAGCGAGATACAGGAAAAACCCTTTATATCCTTGATGAGCCTACTACCGGACTTCACTTTGAGGACATTCGTGTACTGATGAATGTACTTAATAAACTGGTGGACAAAGGTAACACAGTGATTGTCATCGAGCACAATCTGGATGTTATCAAGATGGCTGATTATATCATCGATATGGGACCTGATGGTGGTAAGGGTGGGGGGCAACTCCTCAGCTGCGGCACACCGGAAGAAGTGGCTAAAAGTAAGAAGGGATATACTCCTAAATTCCTGAAAGAAGAATTGAAAGGATAA
- a CDS encoding LysM peptidoglycan-binding domain-containing protein, with the protein MRTINRIFCSLLLAGACSLGAIAQENQSYFLHTIEKGQSLYSISSMYGVTQSDIVKLNPGSDEKIFVGRTLRIPRTAANTQTETFHTIAQGETLYRLTVKYGISAKAICDANPGLSAENFRIGQVIRIPSVSEAGIITTETVNEPAIPLIQGPVQSRCRDMHKVKRKETVYSISREYGISEAELIAANPELKGENKIKKGTFLCIPYPTAQVEKPTQPQVVPSDTQLFSENKKTTERFSTIKAALILPFLDVSKSEAARVIEYYEGFLMAVDSLKRSGVSIDLYAYNSGPENASLNPILSKKEMKDMDIIFGPLYPQQVKPLADFAQKNDIRLVVPFSSKDNSVFRNPAIYQINTPQSYLYSEVYDHFVRQFPNANVIFIEASTGTKDKAEFIKGLKDELKNRSIPMKSLKEDATVESLKTVLRSDRENIFIPTSGSNVTLIKILPQLTLLVRENPESNIHLFGYPEWQTYTKDHLETFFELDTYFYSSFYTNNLLPAAISFTKNYRRWYGKEMDERYPKYGMLGFDTGYFFLKGLSRYGSELEKNMQLMDLVPIQTGFKFQRVNNWGGFINKKVFFVRFTKNYELVKLDYD; encoded by the coding sequence ATGAGAACGATTAACCGGATTTTCTGCTCCTTACTGCTCGCCGGTGCATGCAGTCTCGGAGCAATTGCACAAGAGAACCAGTCATATTTTCTGCATACCATTGAAAAAGGGCAAAGCCTTTATTCCATATCCAGTATGTACGGTGTCACACAGTCGGACATCGTGAAGTTGAATCCAGGAAGCGATGAAAAAATATTTGTAGGACGCACTTTACGCATTCCACGCACCGCTGCCAATACTCAGACAGAAACTTTCCATACTATAGCCCAAGGTGAAACCTTGTATAGGCTGACCGTTAAATATGGTATATCCGCCAAAGCTATTTGTGATGCCAACCCCGGACTGAGTGCTGAGAATTTTCGCATCGGACAGGTAATACGCATACCTTCCGTCAGCGAAGCAGGTATAATTACTACGGAAACCGTTAATGAGCCTGCAATTCCCTTAATTCAGGGACCTGTACAATCTCGTTGCCGGGATATGCACAAAGTTAAGCGGAAAGAAACTGTTTACAGTATCAGTCGTGAGTATGGTATTTCCGAAGCAGAACTGATAGCAGCCAATCCGGAATTGAAAGGTGAAAACAAAATAAAGAAAGGTACTTTCCTCTGTATTCCTTATCCTACTGCGCAAGTAGAGAAGCCTACCCAGCCACAGGTAGTGCCCAGTGACACCCAATTATTCAGTGAGAACAAGAAAACAACAGAACGTTTCAGTACGATTAAAGCTGCCTTGATTCTTCCTTTCCTGGATGTTTCCAAGAGCGAGGCTGCCCGTGTGATAGAATATTATGAAGGCTTCCTCATGGCAGTAGACAGTTTGAAACGCAGCGGAGTTTCCATTGATTTGTACGCTTATAATTCCGGTCCTGAAAATGCTTCTCTGAATCCGATCCTCTCCAAAAAGGAGATGAAGGATATGGATATTATTTTCGGTCCGTTATATCCACAACAAGTCAAGCCACTGGCTGATTTCGCCCAGAAAAATGATATTCGGCTCGTGGTACCATTCTCATCAAAAGATAACAGTGTATTCCGCAACCCTGCCATCTATCAGATTAACACTCCCCAGTCATATCTTTACTCAGAAGTATATGACCACTTCGTTCGCCAATTCCCGAATGCCAATGTCATCTTTATAGAGGCCAGTACAGGCACAAAAGATAAAGCCGAATTTATCAAAGGATTAAAGGATGAACTAAAGAATCGCTCTATCCCAATGAAATCCCTGAAAGAGGATGCAACGGTAGAATCCCTGAAAACAGTGTTACGCTCTGATCGGGAAAATATATTCATCCCTACATCGGGAAGCAATGTGACTCTGATAAAAATACTACCTCAACTCACCCTATTGGTTCGTGAGAATCCGGAAAGTAACATCCATCTGTTTGGTTATCCGGAATGGCAAACCTACACCAAGGATCACTTAGAAACCTTCTTTGAACTGGATACTTACTTCTATTCATCATTCTATACCAACAATTTGTTACCTGCGGCTATCAGCTTCACCAAGAACTACCGCAGATGGTATGGTAAAGAGATGGATGAGCGTTACCCCAAATATGGAATGTTAGGCTTTGATACCGGTTATTTCTTCCTGAAAGGCTTATCACGCTATGGTTCCGAGTTAGAGAAAAATATGCAACTCATGGATCTGGTGCCTATTCAAACCGGATTCAAGTTCCAACGCGTAAACAATTGGGGTGGCTTCATCAACAAGAAAGTATTCTTTGTACGCTTCACCAAAAATTATGAATTGGTGAAACTGGATTATGATTGA
- a CDS encoding porin family protein, with amino-acid sequence MKIKSIIGAVLLLTVWALPGSAQIGEQRHNLAVGFNGGININSVSFSPTVRQKNLMGINGGLTMRYISEKYFSMICGAQVELNFSQHGWSEFDEDHPELEYTRTMNYVEIPLLAHLAFGKDRGVQFFIHAGPQIGFFISDTRKKNDAWENFTTPEQHDKDVENKFDYGITGGAGLELRTKAGNFLVEGRYYYALSDFYKSTKKDYFSRSAHGTIVTKITYLFDLKK; translated from the coding sequence ATGAAGATAAAAAGCATTATAGGAGCCGTCCTGCTACTTACCGTATGGGCTTTGCCCGGCAGTGCACAGATAGGCGAACAACGCCATAACTTAGCAGTAGGTTTCAACGGCGGTATCAATATCAATAGCGTCAGCTTCTCTCCTACTGTCCGGCAAAAAAACCTGATGGGCATCAATGGCGGTCTGACAATGCGCTATATCTCTGAAAAGTACTTCAGTATGATTTGCGGTGCGCAAGTGGAATTAAATTTCTCACAACATGGCTGGAGCGAATTTGATGAAGATCACCCTGAACTGGAATATACGCGTACAATGAATTATGTGGAAATCCCGCTTCTGGCACATTTGGCTTTTGGTAAAGACCGTGGAGTACAATTTTTTATCCATGCAGGTCCACAAATAGGCTTCTTTATTAGCGATACCAGAAAGAAAAACGATGCGTGGGAAAATTTCACAACCCCGGAACAGCATGATAAGGATGTGGAAAATAAATTCGATTATGGTATTACGGGAGGGGCAGGACTGGAGCTACGTACTAAAGCCGGAAATTTCCTCGTGGAAGGAAGATATTATTATGCCTTATCCGACTTTTATAAGAGTACCAAGAAAGACTATTTCTCACGTTCGGCACATGGCACTATAGTGACTAAGATAACTTACCTGTTCGATCTCAAGAAATAA
- a CDS encoding peptide MFS transporter — protein sequence MFKNHPKGLLAAAISNMGERFGYYIMNAVLVLFLCSKFGLSDETSSIIYSVFYCGIYVLSLVGGIIADRTQNYKGTIMSGLIVMSLGYVILSIPVLSTAENIGWLLPLTCVSLFFIAFGNGLFKGNLQAIVGQMYDNLEKEAEKKGPEALKLAKSRRDSGFQIFYVFINIGGLIAPFVAPLLREWWLKVHSMMYNADLPALCHQYIKEGGNMASDNLSNLNELVVKVGGTVTSDLSVFCTQYLDVFNTGIHYSFIASVVAMLISLFIFIACRKVFPTPGKKEKQESVTYTPAEKAAMAKEIKQRLYALFAVLGIVIFFWFSFHQNGQSLSLFARDFVVTDSIAPEIWQAVNPFFVIVLTPLIMLFFGTLARRGQQISTPKKIAIGMGIAGLAFLFLTIYSAMQGYPSGTEFKAMADSAKAGLKAGPWVLIVVYFFLTVAELFISPLGLSFVSKVAPKHIQGLCQGLWLGATAIGNLFLFLGPMMYNKIPIWQCWTVFFVICLVSMGVMFGMVKWLERVTE from the coding sequence ATGTTCAAGAATCATCCTAAAGGTCTGTTGGCAGCTGCTATCTCCAATATGGGCGAAAGGTTCGGCTACTACATCATGAATGCCGTACTGGTACTGTTCCTCTGCTCCAAATTCGGCCTGAGTGACGAAACCAGTTCCATTATCTACTCAGTCTTTTATTGTGGTATCTATGTACTGAGTTTGGTAGGCGGTATTATTGCCGATAGGACGCAAAACTATAAAGGAACAATCATGTCAGGATTGATAGTGATGTCATTGGGTTATGTCATTCTATCTATTCCTGTACTGTCCACTGCTGAAAATATTGGTTGGTTGCTTCCTTTGACTTGTGTCTCTTTGTTTTTCATTGCTTTCGGTAACGGACTTTTTAAAGGAAACTTACAGGCTATCGTAGGCCAGATGTACGACAACCTTGAGAAAGAAGCTGAGAAAAAAGGACCTGAAGCCTTGAAGTTGGCTAAGAGCCGTCGTGATTCCGGCTTTCAGATATTCTATGTATTTATCAATATTGGTGGGTTGATTGCGCCTTTTGTTGCTCCCTTGCTTAGAGAATGGTGGCTGAAGGTTCATAGCATGATGTATAATGCTGATCTGCCTGCATTGTGCCATCAATATATTAAGGAAGGTGGCAATATGGCTTCTGATAATCTCTCTAATCTGAATGAACTGGTTGTCAAAGTAGGAGGTACGGTAACAAGTGATTTGAGTGTTTTCTGTACCCAATATCTTGACGTATTTAATACAGGTATCCACTATTCATTCATAGCTTCGGTAGTAGCTATGCTTATTTCTCTCTTTATTTTCATTGCTTGTCGGAAGGTATTCCCTACACCGGGCAAGAAGGAAAAACAGGAATCGGTGACTTATACACCTGCCGAGAAAGCAGCTATGGCAAAAGAGATAAAGCAACGTTTATATGCACTGTTTGCAGTATTAGGTATCGTGATTTTCTTCTGGTTCTCATTCCACCAGAACGGACAGTCGCTTTCACTTTTTGCCCGCGACTTCGTAGTAACCGATAGTATTGCACCCGAAATTTGGCAAGCTGTGAATCCGTTCTTTGTGATAGTACTTACTCCGCTCATCATGCTCTTCTTTGGTACATTGGCTCGTCGTGGTCAGCAAATCTCTACTCCTAAGAAGATTGCCATCGGTATGGGGATTGCAGGACTTGCATTCTTATTCCTTACCATTTATTCGGCAATGCAAGGTTACCCGTCAGGTACTGAATTTAAGGCAATGGCGGATTCTGCCAAAGCTGGGTTGAAAGCCGGACCATGGGTATTGATAGTGGTTTATTTCTTCTTGACTGTAGCTGAACTTTTCATTTCACCATTGGGGCTTTCATTTGTTTCTAAGGTAGCTCCCAAACATATTCAGGGCTTGTGTCAAGGCTTGTGGTTGGGTGCAACAGCAATAGGAAATCTCTTCTTATTCCTTGGTCCTATGATGTATAATAAGATTCCTATCTGGCAGTGCTGGACTGTGTTCTTTGTTATTTGTCTTGTGTCAATGGGCGTTATGTTTGGCATGGTAAAATGGTTAGAACGAGTAACGGAATAA
- a CDS encoding DUF4293 domain-containing protein: MIQRIQSIYLLIVTGLLIAAMCLPVGQFIASDGVTAYIFKPLGVTLTEDTFQSTWGLFGILFLSTVVAFCTIFLFRNRMLQVRMTVFNSILLIGYYAAFFVFMFMLKDDLDAMTFQLGWALCLPAISVILNYLSFRAIYRDEVMVKAADRLR, encoded by the coding sequence ATGATACAACGTATTCAATCTATTTATTTATTAATAGTGACAGGCTTGCTGATAGCTGCCATGTGTTTGCCTGTAGGACAGTTTATTGCTTCAGACGGAGTGACTGCATATATTTTTAAGCCGTTGGGTGTGACGCTGACGGAAGATACCTTTCAATCTACGTGGGGCTTATTCGGAATTTTATTCTTAAGTACAGTCGTGGCATTCTGTACTATCTTTCTCTTTCGTAACCGAATGCTGCAGGTTCGTATGACGGTATTTAATAGTATTTTATTGATCGGGTATTATGCAGCATTTTTTGTATTTATGTTTATGCTGAAAGATGATTTGGATGCAATGACTTTCCAGTTAGGTTGGGCACTTTGCCTTCCTGCTATTTCTGTCATTTTAAATTATCTGTCTTTCCGTGCTATCTATCGTGATGAGGTAATGGTGAAAGCAGCTGACCGATTGAGATAA
- the ybaK gene encoding Cys-tRNA(Pro) deacylase, whose protein sequence is MKINKTNAARLLDKAKIAYELIPYEVDENDLSAIHVADSLGENIEQVFKTLVLHGDKNGHFVCVIPGEHEVDLKLAAKASGNKKCDLIPMKELLPLTGYIRGGCTPIGMKKTFSTYIHESCLNYPYIYISAGQRGLQLKLDPNDLIKEVHAEVCILFHD, encoded by the coding sequence ATGAAAATTAATAAAACAAATGCAGCAAGGCTTTTGGACAAAGCCAAAATTGCATACGAACTGATTCCCTATGAAGTGGATGAAAATGATTTGAGTGCTATTCATGTGGCTGATAGCTTGGGGGAGAATATCGAGCAGGTATTCAAAACCCTTGTACTGCATGGTGACAAGAATGGTCATTTTGTTTGCGTCATTCCTGGCGAACATGAAGTGGACCTGAAGTTGGCTGCTAAGGCTTCCGGTAATAAGAAGTGTGATCTTATTCCGATGAAAGAATTACTTCCTTTGACGGGATATATTCGTGGGGGATGTACTCCTATCGGCATGAAGAAAACTTTTTCTACATACATTCATGAATCTTGTCTCAATTATCCTTATATCTACATAAGTGCAGGTCAGCGTGGCCTGCAGCTTAAACTTGATCCAAATGATTTAATTAAGGAGGTTCATGCTGAAGTTTGCATCCTTTTTCATGACTAA
- a CDS encoding gliding motility-associated C-terminal domain-containing protein, producing MPKFNERNALRNNIVHFKTEKSYVSADIRWETVIFAGIMRCGLFSYIGCVAILLLGYLPVWADGGRTGLLAVSPVAILLSENGAASEENVSISPDDTYTGAAPLEFRFMWRDEDSGEPSDETANFRYEWNFSRDAAFNDIFLTRFDAETIYSFQESGMFYVRLTMTDVETEATNTSGTFMIRITESELKVPNAFSPNGDGVNDVFRVKHKSLVRFNAYVFNRWGQELYRWGLQNIDAGWDGTAHGKNVPEGVYFIVVEAVGADGVNYKIKSDINILR from the coding sequence TTGCCTAAATTTAACGAAAGGAATGCGTTAAGAAATAATATTGTGCATTTTAAAACTGAAAAATCTTATGTATCCGCTGATATTCGCTGGGAAACCGTTATTTTTGCAGGTATTATGCGATGCGGATTGTTTTCATATATCGGTTGTGTGGCGATACTGTTGCTCGGGTATTTACCGGTGTGGGCTGACGGGGGAAGGACAGGACTCTTGGCAGTGTCTCCCGTGGCTATTTTGCTTTCCGAAAACGGAGCAGCTTCGGAAGAGAACGTTTCTATCTCTCCGGATGATACCTATACGGGTGCCGCTCCTCTTGAATTTCGTTTTATGTGGAGAGATGAAGACTCCGGGGAGCCATCGGATGAGACTGCAAACTTCCGTTATGAATGGAACTTCTCTCGCGACGCAGCTTTCAATGATATTTTCCTGACGCGCTTTGATGCTGAAACTATTTATAGTTTTCAGGAATCCGGTATGTTTTATGTCCGTTTGACTATGACGGATGTTGAGACAGAAGCAACGAATACCTCCGGTACTTTTATGATTCGTATTACTGAATCGGAGCTTAAAGTGCCGAATGCTTTTTCGCCTAATGGCGACGGAGTGAATGATGTGTTTCGTGTAAAGCACAAGTCGCTGGTTCGCTTCAATGCGTATGTTTTCAATCGCTGGGGACAGGAACTTTACCGCTGGGGATTGCAGAATATTGATGCAGGATGGGACGGTACTGCGCATGGAAAGAATGTTCCTGAAGGTGTTTATTTTATAGTGGTAGAAGCGGTGGGAGCAGATGGAGTTAATTACAAGATTAAAAGTGATATTAATATATTAAGATAA